In the Syntrophorhabdus sp. genome, AGCTTGGCGAAGGTGTCACCGGCTGGGCGGCCAAGGAGAAACAGCCCGTCTTCCTGGAGAAGGAGGCCTACCGGGACAAGCGGTTCAAGGCCTTCACCTCCCTCAAGGAGGACAGGTACGAAGCGCTCCTTTCCATACCCATCCTCGCGAAGAACAGGATAGTGGGCGTCATGAACCTCCAGAGCAAGAAGGCGCACGTCTACCCCGAGGCCCAGATCAAACTCCTCTTCACCATCGGCAGGTACCTCGGCAGCGCGATACAGAACGCCATCACCTATGACGAGGTGGTGAAGAAGGCGAAGCAGCTCGACCTTCTCTCCGAGGTTTCCCGGACGATCGTTTCCGACCATTACATCAAGGAGATCCTCCACCTCATCGTGACGATGACGGCAAAGGTCATGGACTCGAAGATCTGTTCCGTCATGCTCCTCGATGAAAAGAAAGAGGAGCTCGTCATTGCCGCCACCCAGAGCCTGAGTAACGAGTATGTGAACAAGCCGAACCTCAAGGTCGGGCAGTCCATAAGCGGCAGGGTGGTCCTGGAGAAGAGGCCGCTGAAGGTCCTCGATGTCACGAAGGAACCGGGCTACATGTTCCCCGACGTGGCAAGGAAGGAAGGCTTCGTTTCC is a window encoding:
- a CDS encoding GAF and ANTAR domain-containing protein yields the protein MNLQSKKAHVYPEAQIKLLFTIGRYLGSAIQNAITYDEVVKKAKQLDLLSEVSRTIVSDHYIKEILHLIVTMTAKVMDSKICSVMLLDEKKEELVIAATQSLSNEYVNKPNLKVGQSISGRVVLEKRPLKVLDVTKEPGYMFPDVARKEGFVSLLSVPMMIKDQVVGVINSYTTREHTFTKEEIDILQAVANQAAVAIENTNLSHEILAAKEALESRKLVERAKGILMRELGLSEDEAYRKIHKKSMDMRKTMKEVAEAIILAFDIQKRT